A stretch of the Nitrospirota bacterium genome encodes the following:
- a CDS encoding DUF4105 domain-containing protein — protein MIVLRGPAYSFLLWCVFCWVAPTYAADTGHSHLSELIQRAAQAKLAEQREWHLLLHYKPNLFGGVTSEADDPGFFLSPDGKTDPQAELNATLRQFFSEELVGRSKQPAQCAFVARYHWLKEKLTFDDRRLPPLRCERFDNWFKEMNAQSLTMIFPSSFMNNPASMFGHTFLRVDQKGQTEQTRILAYTINYAADAPPDPGFSYAIDGLLGGYKGFFSTMPYYLKVQEYRDIENRDIWEYRLNLTDDQIRRLLMHAWELGNAYFDYFFLKENCAYHILSLLEYANPAWHLTDRFVLFTIPADTIRALIEQPGLVGEIAYRPSRSTQIRRKREVLSDDELRWFRQIIADVSVVKSEAFASLPMARKAFVLDLASDYFRYRRVTDEARAESYKEANRNILLARSELRIRSEDFHVEPYVVSPEQGHKTSRADLGVGWRRGQLFQDLSVRAAYHDLLDPDKGYSPDSQIQIVALSVRHYQPHNQTRLERFTPVNIVSLTPMDGDFKALSWKVNTGWETVNRPGCGYCGNMNVNGGLGGAVETHWWRRVVAFAFAEVDANWSHAYQENHRIGGGGTAGLLATLTDRWKVLASTTYLKYPLGYRSEDFRYFVGTRYTLEQNLAVRFEFSRRYDDSEAVFYVQAFF, from the coding sequence ATGATCGTTCTCCGGGGACCCGCCTACTCCTTCTTGCTCTGGTGCGTCTTTTGTTGGGTGGCCCCAACGTATGCGGCAGACACAGGGCACTCGCACCTTTCTGAACTGATCCAACGCGCTGCCCAAGCCAAGCTTGCCGAGCAGCGCGAGTGGCATCTCCTGCTCCATTACAAGCCCAATCTTTTCGGCGGCGTCACCAGCGAGGCGGACGATCCTGGGTTCTTTCTCTCCCCCGACGGCAAGACCGATCCGCAAGCCGAACTCAACGCCACACTCAGACAGTTCTTTTCAGAGGAGCTGGTCGGCCGCTCCAAGCAACCGGCCCAATGCGCCTTCGTCGCCCGCTACCACTGGCTGAAGGAGAAGCTGACCTTCGACGACCGCCGGTTGCCTCCCCTGCGCTGCGAGCGGTTCGACAATTGGTTCAAAGAGATGAATGCCCAGTCCCTGACGATGATCTTCCCCTCGTCATTCATGAACAATCCCGCCTCCATGTTCGGCCACACGTTCCTGCGCGTGGACCAGAAAGGCCAAACGGAACAGACCCGCATCCTGGCTTACACGATCAATTATGCCGCCGATGCCCCGCCGGACCCGGGTTTCTCCTACGCGATCGATGGGTTGCTCGGCGGCTACAAGGGGTTTTTCTCCACGATGCCCTATTACCTGAAGGTGCAGGAATATCGGGACATCGAGAACCGAGACATCTGGGAGTACCGGCTGAACCTCACGGATGACCAAATCCGACGGTTGTTGATGCATGCCTGGGAGTTGGGCAACGCTTATTTTGACTACTTCTTTTTGAAAGAAAACTGCGCGTACCACATCCTGTCGTTGCTCGAATATGCGAACCCGGCCTGGCATCTCACGGACCGGTTCGTCCTGTTTACCATCCCGGCCGATACGATCCGGGCGTTGATCGAGCAGCCTGGCCTGGTCGGCGAAATTGCCTACCGGCCGTCGCGGAGCACGCAGATCAGGCGCAAGCGGGAGGTGCTGAGCGACGACGAACTCCGCTGGTTCCGACAGATCATCGCGGACGTGTCGGTCGTCAAATCGGAGGCCTTTGCGTCACTCCCGATGGCGCGAAAGGCGTTTGTGCTTGATCTCGCCTCCGATTACTTCCGGTATCGCCGTGTTACGGATGAAGCACGTGCCGAGAGCTACAAGGAAGCCAATCGAAACATCTTGCTGGCACGGAGCGAGTTAAGGATTCGATCGGAGGATTTCCACGTCGAGCCCTATGTCGTCTCGCCGGAGCAGGGCCACAAGACCTCGCGTGCCGACCTGGGGGTCGGCTGGCGCAGGGGTCAATTGTTCCAGGATCTGAGCGTCCGCGCGGCGTATCACGATCTGCTCGACCCGGACAAGGGGTACAGCCCGGATTCACAGATCCAGATCGTGGCGCTGAGCGTTCGCCATTACCAACCGCACAATCAGACCAGGCTGGAGCGGTTCACGCCGGTGAATATCGTGTCGCTGACGCCGATGGACGGGGACTTCAAAGCTCTCTCGTGGAAGGTGAATACCGGCTGGGAGACCGTCAACCGGCCCGGCTGCGGCTACTGCGGCAACATGAATGTCAACGGCGGCCTCGGCGGGGCCGTCGAGACTCACTGGTGGCGGCGGGTCGTGGCCTTTGCCTTTGCGGAGGTGGACGCGAACTGGAGTCACGCCTACCAGGAGAATCACCGGATCGGCGGCGGGGGCACGGCCGGCTTGTTGGCCACGCTGACGGATCGCTGGAAGGTCTTAGCCTCCACGACGTATTTGAAGTATCCGCTCGGCTACCGATCGGAGGATTTCCGCTACTTCGTGGGGACGCGCTACACGTTGGAGCAGAACCTTGCGGTACGGTTCGAGTTCAGCCGCCGCTATGACGACAGCGAGGCGGTGTTCTATGTACAGGCGTTTTTTTGA
- a CDS encoding DedA family protein, with protein sequence MDAKALFIDWIARYEYPALFLLLMLGIVGLPVPDETLLLFAGYLTFKHQLAAAPALAAAFFGSACGISLSYWLGRTLGHSLAGSLGPRVGLDAERLHAVQAWYRLRGKYGLLFGYFVPGLRHLTAFVAGSSRLPFPVFAAFAYGGGLLWSLSFIWLGYLLGDEWQRLSGTIHDGLLHVAWVSLVGLAVVLAVRRRQSVRPSA encoded by the coding sequence ATGGATGCGAAGGCCCTGTTCATCGACTGGATCGCCAGGTATGAGTATCCGGCCCTGTTCCTGCTGCTCATGCTGGGGATTGTCGGGCTTCCGGTCCCGGATGAGACGCTGCTTCTCTTTGCCGGTTACCTCACGTTCAAACACCAACTGGCGGCTGCGCCCGCGCTCGCCGCGGCTTTTTTCGGCAGCGCCTGCGGGATCAGCCTCAGCTATTGGCTGGGGCGGACGCTCGGCCACTCTCTCGCCGGCTCGTTGGGGCCGCGGGTGGGGCTCGATGCGGAGCGGCTGCACGCGGTGCAGGCCTGGTACCGGCTTCGCGGGAAGTATGGGCTCCTGTTCGGGTACTTCGTGCCGGGCCTCCGTCACCTTACGGCCTTCGTGGCCGGCTCCTCCCGCTTGCCGTTCCCGGTCTTTGCCGCCTTTGCCTACGGCGGCGGGTTGCTCTGGTCCCTGAGCTTTATCTGGCTGGGCTACCTCCTCGGAGACGAATGGCAACGCCTCTCGGGCACGATTCACGACGGGCTTCTCCACGTGGCCTGGGTCTCGCTGGTGGGCCTCGCGGTGGTTCTTGCGGTGCGCCGGCGGCAATCGGTCCGTCCCTCGGCATGA
- a CDS encoding metallophosphoesterase: MRIGVIADTHGLFDQAILRHFVGVNHILHAGDIGGRPRGGDASWRVRGGRVKKLIEQLERIAPVTAVSGNVDGYEQSGVPGETVMELGGKRIALRHILYEGGKLTKGGRAFLEREQPDICIFGHTHQQKAEWLGKSFLFNPGSAGPKRFRLTRGLGILTIESGAITTKHIALADRPEA, encoded by the coding sequence ATTCGCATCGGTGTGATTGCCGACACCCATGGGTTGTTCGACCAAGCCATCCTGCGGCATTTCGTTGGCGTCAATCACATCCTGCACGCGGGGGACATCGGAGGTCGGCCACGGGGAGGGGACGCGTCTTGGCGCGTCCGGGGTGGGAGGGTGAAAAAGCTCATTGAGCAACTGGAGCGGATTGCCCCGGTCACGGCCGTGTCGGGCAATGTGGACGGCTACGAGCAGAGCGGAGTTCCGGGCGAAACGGTCATGGAGCTTGGCGGCAAACGGATCGCTCTCCGGCACATCCTCTACGAAGGCGGCAAACTGACCAAAGGGGGGCGGGCATTTCTGGAGCGGGAACAGCCGGACATCTGCATCTTCGGCCACACGCACCAGCAGAAGGCCGAGTGGCTGGGCAAGTCCTTCCTCTTCAATCCCGGCTCAGCCGGCCCTAAGCGCTTCAGGTTGACCCGCGGGCTGGGAATTCTTACCATCGAGTCCGGTGCGATCACGACGAAACACATCGCACTGGCTGACCGGCCCGAGGCATAA
- a CDS encoding TIGR00266 family protein, whose protein sequence is MKSEILYPGAFPMVRLELTAGETVKAESGAMVACSPTVDIESKMEGGFLGALSRRMLSGEKFFFQTLRATRGAGEVLLAPTVPGDIIVLELDGVHEYLVQKDGFLAGADSVKIESKMQSLSRGLLGGEGFFILRMSGTGTLVLNSFGAIHKVELKPDQEYIVDNSHLVAWTATTSYNIEKAAAGWIASFTSGEGLVCRFRGPGVVYIQSRNPGGFGNWIRQFIPVSE, encoded by the coding sequence ATGAAAAGCGAAATCTTGTATCCGGGGGCGTTTCCGATGGTGCGGCTGGAGCTGACTGCGGGCGAGACCGTCAAGGCCGAATCGGGCGCGATGGTGGCCTGTTCGCCCACGGTGGACATAGAAAGCAAAATGGAAGGCGGGTTTCTCGGCGCGCTGTCCCGCCGGATGCTGAGCGGCGAAAAATTCTTCTTCCAGACGTTGCGGGCGACGCGCGGCGCCGGGGAAGTGCTCCTGGCCCCCACCGTGCCGGGCGACATCATCGTGCTGGAACTGGATGGGGTGCATGAATATCTGGTCCAGAAGGACGGATTCCTGGCCGGGGCGGACAGCGTGAAAATCGAGAGCAAGATGCAAAGCCTCAGCCGTGGCTTGCTGGGCGGAGAGGGCTTTTTCATCCTCCGCATGAGCGGGACCGGCACCTTGGTCCTGAACAGCTTCGGGGCCATCCACAAGGTCGAGCTCAAGCCGGATCAGGAATACATCGTGGACAACAGCCACTTGGTGGCCTGGACCGCCACGACCTCGTACAACATCGAAAAGGCCGCCGCCGGCTGGATCGCCAGTTTCACCTCCGGCGAAGGACTCGTCTGCCGCTTCCGCGGTCCCGGTGTCGTCTACATCCAGAGCCGCAATCCCGGCGGATTCGGGAACTGGATCAGGCAGTTCATTCCGGTCTCCGAATAA
- a CDS encoding DUF3015 domain-containing protein: MTKKLLVLQLAAAFILVQGGLALAANPDNGPGCGLGKLVWSEYKHQKNIAPQVLMATTNTGFGVLFTTQTFAISSGTSGCTNDGVVMAEHKAEVFAASNFEGLSQDMAQGRGEHLASLATLMGVPVEQQPAFFALSQERYRELLQAGQTSTAAMLTALHDAMAQHPVLAKVSTR, translated from the coding sequence ATGACAAAAAAGCTTCTCGTTCTGCAACTCGCAGCGGCGTTCATCTTGGTGCAGGGCGGCTTGGCCTTGGCTGCTAATCCTGATAACGGTCCTGGTTGTGGTCTAGGTAAGCTGGTTTGGAGCGAATACAAGCATCAGAAGAATATCGCGCCCCAGGTCCTGATGGCCACAACCAACACTGGCTTCGGGGTTCTATTTACTACCCAGACTTTCGCTATCAGCTCTGGGACCTCTGGCTGCACGAACGATGGTGTGGTGATGGCGGAGCACAAAGCGGAAGTCTTTGCCGCCAGTAATTTCGAGGGGCTCTCACAAGATATGGCGCAAGGCCGCGGTGAACACCTGGCGTCGCTGGCAACGCTGATGGGGGTGCCGGTTGAGCAACAGCCTGCGTTCTTTGCATTGAGCCAGGAGCGGTATCGGGAGCTCCTGCAGGCCGGGCAGACCTCTACGGCGGCGATGCTGACCGCGCTCCACGACGCGATGGCCCAGCATCCGGTGCTGGCCAAGGTCTCCACCCGCTAA
- a CDS encoding PIN domain-containing protein, with translation MILYLDTSSLLKLFMEEAGAGDVIARVESAGIVATSVIAYPEAHAALGRRHREGAITKTEFHSLLSRFRDGWLQVLVISLSAPVYARAGLLAVQYALRGMDAIHLASYGEVLDRGDAEFLSHDGRLTEAAEKYRRHYRRKS, from the coding sequence ATGATTTTGTACCTGGATACATCGAGCCTGCTGAAGTTGTTCATGGAAGAGGCGGGCGCCGGCGACGTGATCGCCAGGGTGGAATCCGCTGGAATTGTCGCTACCTCGGTGATCGCCTATCCCGAGGCGCATGCCGCTCTTGGCCGTCGCCACCGCGAGGGAGCGATCACCAAAACGGAATTTCACAGTCTGCTTTCTCGATTCAGGGACGGCTGGTTGCAAGTACTTGTCATCTCGTTGTCTGCTCCTGTGTATGCGCGCGCCGGTCTCTTGGCGGTGCAATACGCGTTGCGCGGTATGGATGCGATCCACCTGGCCTCTTATGGCGAAGTTCTCGATCGGGGCGATGCCGAGTTTTTGTCTCACGACGGCCGGCTCACGGAGGCGGCGGAGAAATACCGACGGCACTATCGTCGGAAGTCATGA
- a CDS encoding NCS2 family permease — protein MLERWFHLQANGTTVRTEVLAGTTTFLALSYILFVQPAVLSTTGMDFGAVMTATCLASAFATLLMGLSANYPIALAPAMGHNVYFAFTVCGAVAAGGMGVPWEMALGAVFVSGLLFLGLSRFGFRERLLNAVPDSLKQAISVGIGLLIAFVGLQWAGIVVARPGILVGLGRLGSPPVLLSLFGLVLTAGLLARGNRAAILWGITVTTLAGLALGLVSYHGILSAPPSLRPTLFKLDLRDLFSHQGLLIVFVFFFLALFDTIGTLVGVSQQAGFLKDGRLPRAEKALTADAAGMTVGALLGTSTVTSYVESAAGVAAGGRTGLANVMTAGLFLLALFFAPLAKMVGGGYVTPEGAHLYPVIAPALILVGSFMLRGIKEVPWDDPTEAIPAFFTILLMPLTVSITDGITFGLVSYTVLKLVTGRLRDAHWLMYLFAGLLAVRYVVQ, from the coding sequence ATGCTGGAGCGATGGTTTCATCTGCAGGCGAACGGCACCACCGTCCGGACCGAAGTCCTGGCCGGGACCACCACCTTTCTGGCCCTCTCCTACATTCTGTTCGTGCAGCCGGCGGTCCTCTCGACGACCGGGATGGACTTCGGCGCCGTGATGACGGCCACCTGCCTGGCCAGCGCCTTCGCGACGCTGCTCATGGGACTCTCCGCCAACTATCCGATCGCGCTGGCTCCGGCCATGGGGCACAACGTCTACTTCGCTTTCACCGTCTGCGGCGCGGTGGCGGCCGGGGGCATGGGCGTGCCGTGGGAAATGGCGCTGGGCGCGGTCTTCGTGTCGGGCCTCTTATTTCTGGGGCTGTCGCGGTTCGGCTTCCGGGAGCGGTTGCTGAACGCGGTGCCGGATTCGTTGAAGCAGGCGATCTCGGTCGGCATCGGATTGTTGATCGCCTTCGTCGGTCTGCAATGGGCAGGCATCGTCGTGGCGCGGCCCGGGATTCTCGTCGGCCTGGGCCGCCTCGGCTCGCCGCCGGTGCTCCTGTCCCTGTTCGGGCTGGTTCTCACCGCGGGGCTGCTGGCCAGGGGCAACCGGGCGGCCATCCTCTGGGGGATCACGGTGACGACGCTGGCCGGCTTGGCTCTGGGGCTGGTGAGTTATCACGGCATCCTCAGTGCGCCGCCCTCCTTGCGCCCGACGCTGTTCAAGCTGGATTTGCGCGACCTGTTCTCGCATCAGGGACTCCTGATCGTGTTCGTGTTTTTCTTCCTCGCCCTCTTCGACACGATCGGGACGTTGGTGGGAGTGAGTCAGCAGGCCGGGTTCCTCAAGGACGGCCGGCTTCCCCGGGCCGAAAAGGCGTTGACGGCGGACGCGGCGGGCATGACCGTCGGCGCGCTGCTGGGCACCTCTACGGTCACGAGCTATGTCGAGAGCGCCGCGGGCGTGGCGGCCGGCGGACGGACCGGGTTGGCCAATGTGATGACTGCCGGCTTGTTCCTGCTGGCGCTCTTTTTCGCGCCGCTGGCCAAAATGGTGGGCGGGGGCTACGTGACGCCGGAGGGGGCGCATTTGTATCCCGTGATCGCGCCGGCCTTGATCCTGGTCGGGAGTTTCATGCTGCGGGGGATCAAGGAAGTGCCATGGGACGATCCGACGGAAGCCATCCCGGCCTTCTTCACGATCCTGCTCATGCCGCTCACCGTGAGCATCACCGACGGGATCACTTTCGGGCTGGTCTCCTATACGGTCCTCAAGCTCGTCACCGGCCGCTTACGGGACGCCCACTGGCTGATGTATCTGTTCGCGGGCTTGCTGGCCGTTCGCTATGTCGTCCAATGA
- a CDS encoding amidohydrolase, translating to MINRHRFTIGPGMRQGATTCAPIPTRLVSNEECPPLPQTPMQAQVERLVEAIGDRAGKRLGLSRRDFLRTTGGMAAALLAMNSVFGKFFDVLDVELVEAAAFAERQGDPYFIFDVQTHYVGSTYDPLNEEAERKGAVTKDRLLAIRKRAREAGLNPKLAGDRGTLADLSWENFLREVFLDSETSIGLISTPPGPYPQLAVVPPKEMAHIRDEVNRVAGSQRMLAHGLVTPQLGREDRDFMAQQVAQLKVDAWKCYTGAPPKGHDAGWWMDDEKIAYPMLEKARALGVPRVCVHKGLPLGPVEDYNHPKDLIKAAKDFPDIQFLVYHSGFRSAAGLAINFERTGEIPWASEFCRMKQAEPKINNIFMELGGTFAQLVTTHPGICAHLLGEVLGAFGPDHVVWGTDSIWYGSPQWQIEAFRRFQIPDELIQQKGFAPLTREVKARIFGLNAAKIFGVDVAAKRNDLPKDALSRIKMAYRGGATEPSHRIYGWVTG from the coding sequence ATGATCAACCGGCACCGTTTTACGATCGGACCGGGGATGCGACAGGGCGCCACGACGTGCGCGCCGATCCCCACCAGACTCGTGTCGAACGAGGAATGTCCTCCGTTGCCCCAAACGCCGATGCAGGCGCAGGTCGAACGGCTGGTGGAGGCGATCGGAGACCGGGCGGGGAAGCGGCTGGGTCTGAGCCGGCGCGACTTCCTGCGGACGACCGGCGGCATGGCCGCGGCCCTGTTGGCGATGAACTCGGTCTTCGGCAAGTTCTTCGACGTCTTGGATGTGGAGTTGGTCGAGGCGGCGGCTTTTGCCGAACGGCAAGGCGATCCCTATTTCATCTTCGATGTCCAGACGCACTACGTCGGGTCCACCTATGATCCCTTGAACGAGGAGGCGGAACGCAAGGGAGCCGTGACGAAAGACCGGCTGCTGGCGATCCGCAAACGGGCGCGCGAGGCCGGGCTCAATCCGAAACTGGCCGGGGACCGGGGCACGTTGGCGGACCTGTCCTGGGAGAACTTTCTGCGCGAAGTGTTTCTCGACAGTGAGACGTCCATCGGGTTGATCAGCACGCCGCCCGGCCCCTATCCGCAACTGGCCGTCGTGCCGCCGAAGGAAATGGCGCACATCCGGGACGAGGTGAACCGGGTCGCCGGCTCGCAGCGGATGCTGGCCCATGGGCTGGTGACGCCGCAATTGGGGCGGGAGGACCGGGACTTCATGGCGCAGCAGGTGGCACAACTGAAGGTGGATGCCTGGAAATGCTATACGGGCGCACCGCCCAAGGGCCATGACGCTGGTTGGTGGATGGACGATGAGAAAATCGCCTATCCCATGCTGGAGAAGGCGCGGGCCTTGGGCGTGCCCCGCGTCTGTGTCCATAAGGGCTTGCCTCTCGGACCGGTGGAGGACTACAACCATCCCAAGGATCTAATCAAGGCGGCCAAGGATTTTCCGGACATTCAGTTTCTGGTCTACCATTCCGGCTTTCGCAGCGCCGCGGGGCTGGCGATCAATTTCGAGCGGACCGGGGAGATTCCTTGGGCCAGCGAATTCTGCCGGATGAAGCAAGCCGAGCCCAAGATCAACAACATCTTCATGGAACTGGGCGGGACTTTTGCGCAGCTGGTGACGACCCATCCGGGGATCTGCGCCCACTTGCTGGGCGAGGTGCTCGGCGCCTTCGGTCCGGACCATGTGGTGTGGGGGACGGACTCGATCTGGTATGGCTCGCCCCAATGGCAGATCGAAGCCTTCCGGCGCTTCCAGATCCCGGATGAACTGATCCAGCAGAAGGGCTTCGCGCCGCTCACGCGGGAGGTCAAAGCACGGATCTTCGGATTGAACGCGGCAAAAATTTTCGGGGTGGACGTGGCGGCAAAGCGGAATGACCTGCCGAAGGATGCGCTCAGCCGGATCAAGATGGCCTATCGCGGCGGAGCGACCGAGCCGAGCCATCGAATCTACGGCTGGGTCACGGGGTAG
- a CDS encoding response regulator, whose amino-acid sequence MYPSVREAMNVFVVDNDPRISRQIDQALQKYGHEVTVFQDAESAWGVCRNRLAPLIVLDRDLPGMGADGLDLCRRIRQLPQGDLSVILVMTARNQPQELAMILDAGANDYLIKPIDQAVLALRLAVVERVAAGHQARKQAEAQLAERREAFDLAVQGSRDGLWDAKVIPGERWYDPQTPVWYSPRFKELLGFEEQEFENVLRSVTLCLLPEDRDRVMDGLRRHIEREMPFDEECRMRTKLGPVRWFDLRGQAVWNEKGEVVRIAGSLRDVTERKSIEAQARQTQKMEAVGRLAGTLAADFNNLLTVIAGHSAMLMEDLDRTGPRWASVNEIKEAGERAVALTKRLLAFGNNQVTQPHELDLNALLTRLTPKLKGLLGEQVRLVMTLAEDLGLVKADPAQMEQVILSLVTNARDAMPQGGKLSLQTARVRVEETGHAVPPGSYAVLSVFDTGFGMDAETQARCFEPFFTTKPFGEGQGLGLTTVYGVLTQHQGAITMSSEPGQGTVFTVYLPSLLTPVALSRLRRTAAAPSVSPTILLVEDEEAIRGVARRILEQQGYSVLVASNGAEALRVLEQSTEPVDLLLTDLVMPGMSGRELAQRLAAANSSIKVLYISGYPADGITHHGVLESGMAFLAKPFTPALLIEKVREVLGMPAPA is encoded by the coding sequence ATGTACCCGTCGGTGAGGGAAGCCATGAATGTCTTCGTGGTGGACAACGACCCGCGTATTAGCCGTCAGATCGACCAAGCGTTGCAGAAATACGGCCACGAGGTGACCGTATTTCAGGATGCCGAGTCGGCCTGGGGGGTCTGCCGGAACCGACTGGCCCCCTTGATCGTGCTGGACCGTGATCTGCCGGGTATGGGCGCGGACGGCCTCGATCTCTGCCGCCGAATCCGGCAATTGCCGCAGGGCGACCTGAGCGTGATCCTGGTGATGACGGCGCGGAATCAGCCCCAGGAACTGGCGATGATTTTGGACGCCGGCGCCAACGATTACCTGATCAAGCCGATCGATCAGGCGGTCCTCGCGCTCCGCCTGGCCGTGGTCGAGCGTGTGGCGGCGGGCCACCAGGCGCGGAAGCAGGCGGAGGCGCAACTGGCGGAACGTCGAGAGGCCTTCGATCTAGCGGTCCAGGGCTCGCGGGACGGGCTGTGGGATGCCAAGGTGATACCGGGGGAGCGCTGGTACGATCCGCAGACTCCGGTCTGGTATTCGCCCCGCTTCAAGGAGTTGCTGGGATTTGAGGAACAGGAGTTTGAGAATGTCTTGCGCAGCGTGACGCTGTGCCTCTTGCCCGAGGACCGGGATCGGGTGATGGACGGCTTGCGGCGCCACATCGAGCGGGAGATGCCCTTCGACGAGGAATGCCGGATGCGCACGAAGCTGGGGCCGGTGCGGTGGTTCGATCTTCGCGGGCAGGCGGTGTGGAATGAGAAAGGCGAGGTGGTGCGCATCGCCGGGTCCCTCCGTGACGTCACCGAGCGCAAATCGATAGAGGCCCAGGCGCGGCAGACGCAAAAAATGGAAGCCGTTGGCCGGCTGGCCGGCACTCTCGCCGCCGACTTCAACAATCTCCTGACCGTGATCGCCGGCCACAGCGCCATGCTGATGGAGGATCTGGACCGGACGGGGCCGCGATGGGCCAGCGTGAACGAGATCAAGGAGGCCGGGGAACGGGCCGTGGCCCTGACCAAGCGTCTGCTGGCGTTCGGCAACAATCAGGTGACCCAGCCCCACGAGCTGGACCTCAACGCTCTGCTGACGCGCCTCACGCCCAAACTCAAGGGCCTGCTGGGCGAGCAGGTGCGGCTCGTCATGACCCTGGCTGAAGATCTGGGCCTGGTCAAAGCGGACCCCGCGCAGATGGAGCAAGTGATTCTCAGCCTGGTCACCAATGCCCGCGACGCGATGCCCCAGGGGGGCAAGTTGAGCCTCCAGACGGCCAGAGTCAGGGTCGAGGAAACGGGCCATGCCGTGCCGCCCGGCTCCTATGCCGTGCTCTCGGTCTTCGACACGGGGTTCGGCATGGATGCGGAGACGCAGGCCCGATGTTTCGAGCCGTTCTTTACGACCAAGCCGTTCGGGGAAGGACAGGGGTTGGGCCTCACGACGGTCTACGGAGTGTTGACCCAGCATCAAGGGGCGATCACCATGTCGAGCGAGCCGGGCCAGGGGACGGTGTTCACGGTATATCTGCCGAGCTTGCTGACTCCGGTCGCGTTGTCGAGACTTCGCCGGACTGCGGCCGCGCCCTCGGTTTCGCCGACCATTTTGCTCGTGGAAGATGAGGAGGCTATTCGCGGCGTGGCCCGGAGAATTCTCGAGCAACAGGGCTATTCCGTCCTCGTCGCGTCCAACGGCGCCGAGGCGCTTCGGGTCCTGGAGCAGTCCACAGAGCCGGTGGACCTCTTGCTGACCGATCTGGTGATGCCGGGGATGAGCGGGCGTGAGCTGGCGCAGCGCCTGGCCGCGGCGAACTCCTCGATCAAGGTCCTGTATATCTCCGGCTACCCCGCGGACGGGATTACCCACCACGGGGTGCTGGAGAGCGGGATGGCCTTCCTGGCCAAGCCCTTTACGCCGGCGCTGCTCATCGAGAAGGTCCGCGAGGTGTTGGGCATGCCGGCCCCCGCATAG
- a CDS encoding M48 family metallopeptidase, whose translation MGEASAETIPFSSFSIDAGGFDHDHLVLKWQSRNAGRTLYLKDPDLIRTFRQAAPLELTAHVERTAQQVRRARHGRRTLLLVALGSIVGLILLLWLGSDALVQMAVNRIPVEWEQPIGEAARSQFLAGQTIVKEGPAVAAVQEITKRLADAAPGNPYKFEVTLVRSDVVNAFALPGGYVVVFTGLLKKSESPEEVAGVLAHELNHVLLRHGLERIVKTAGIMAVVTIVVGDQQGLVGLAKRLGVELLTLKFGREQETQADVQGLHLLHRAKIAPNGMIRFFDRLSESDKLQVEILSTHPMSAARAERLKAEASSLSHQDPEPFTFDWSAVQAGL comes from the coding sequence TTGGGCGAAGCATCTGCGGAGACGATTCCCTTCTCCAGCTTCTCGATCGATGCCGGCGGGTTCGACCATGATCACCTTGTTCTCAAATGGCAATCTCGTAACGCCGGCCGCACGCTCTACCTGAAAGATCCGGACCTGATCCGAACGTTCCGGCAGGCGGCTCCGCTTGAATTGACGGCCCATGTGGAACGGACCGCACAACAGGTGCGCCGTGCCAGACACGGCCGGCGGACGCTCTTGCTCGTGGCGCTCGGGTCCATTGTTGGACTTATCCTGTTGCTCTGGCTCGGCTCCGATGCCCTCGTGCAGATGGCGGTGAACCGGATTCCCGTCGAATGGGAGCAACCGATCGGGGAGGCGGCGAGAAGCCAGTTCCTGGCCGGACAGACGATCGTGAAGGAAGGGCCGGCGGTGGCGGCGGTGCAGGAGATCACCAAGCGACTGGCCGACGCGGCTCCAGGCAACCCCTACAAGTTCGAGGTCACCCTGGTTCGAAGCGACGTCGTCAATGCCTTCGCCCTACCCGGCGGCTATGTGGTCGTGTTCACAGGGCTGCTCAAAAAATCAGAAAGTCCGGAGGAAGTGGCCGGCGTCCTGGCCCATGAGCTGAACCATGTGCTGCTGCGCCATGGGCTGGAACGGATCGTCAAGACGGCGGGGATCATGGCGGTGGTGACGATTGTCGTGGGCGATCAACAGGGGCTGGTGGGCCTGGCGAAACGGTTGGGGGTCGAGTTGCTGACGCTCAAATTCGGACGGGAGCAGGAAACGCAGGCGGACGTCCAGGGCCTGCACCTGCTGCACCGGGCGAAGATCGCGCCGAACGGCATGATCCGCTTCTTCGACCGCCTGTCGGAATCGGACAAGCTGCAAGTCGAAATTCTCTCGACCCATCCGATGAGCGCGGCCCGCGCCGAACGGCTCAAGGCCGAGGCATCATCCTTGTCCCATCAGGACCCGGAGCCGTTTACCTTCGACTGGAGCGCGGTGCAGGCGGGGCTGTAA